From a region of the Cololabis saira isolate AMF1-May2022 chromosome 8, fColSai1.1, whole genome shotgun sequence genome:
- the angpt4 gene encoding angiopoietin-1 isoform X2, translating into MSCHVQTARRSCGTRQRRTEQQTCPARSPTITSAERFAGLDLENFIQKSLRRDVANMQSHAVHNQTATMLEIGTNLLTRTAEQTRKLNVVEAKVLNQTSRIEIQLLENSLSTNKLEKELLLQTTEISQLRDKNSRLESKVQVLENRQRGELEDMRQERNKLQSVVRTQMVAIDSLERQLRVASSNNTALQRQQAQLMESVHTLINMVASTTGSPPQSQTWKDCADVYRAGYSVSGVYQIYIGNRTEPVQVYCDMDTSGGGWTVFQRRFNGSVDFQRSWKEYKMGFGDVLGEHWLGNEVLHLLTNQDQYSLRVELRDWEGIASHSQYDRFTLTSERQQYRLFLRGYSGTAGRQSSLTSHGAGFSTRDQDNDNCDHCKCALMLTGGWWFDACGFSNLNGIYYTVGHNIRKLNGIKWHHFRGPSYSLRSTSMMVRPYDF; encoded by the exons TTGGAGAACTTCATACAGAAGAGCTTGAGGCGAGATGTCGCCAACATGCAGTCACACGCCGTTCACAACCAAACGGCCACGATGTTGGAGATCGGAACAAACCTCCTGACCCGCACGGCAGAGCAGACACGCAAACTCAACGTGGTGGAAGCCAAG GTGCTGAATCAGACATCGCGGATAGAGATCCAGCTTCTGGAGAATTCTCTCTCCACGAACAAGCTGGAGAAAGAGCTGCTACTACAGACCACTGAGATCAGCCAGCTGCGAGACAAGAACAG TCGTCTTGAGAGCAAAGTTCAGGTGCTGGAGAACCGGCAGCGAGGAGAGCTGGAGGACATGAGACAAGAGAGGAACAAACTGCAG TCAGTGGTCCGGACGCAGATGGTGGCGATAGATTCTCTGGAGAGGCAGCTGAGAGTTGCAAGCAGCAACAACACGGCTCTGCAGCGGCAGCAGGCTCAGCTGATGGAGTCGGTGCACACACTCATTAACATGGTGGCCAGCACGACAg GGTCTCCTCCTCAGAGCCAAACGTGGAAAGACTGTGCGGATGTTTACAGGGCGGGCTACTCCGTCAGCGGCGTGTATCAGATCTACATCGGCAACAGGACCGAACCTGTGCAG GTATACTGTGACATGGACACAAGCGGCGGCGGCTGGACGGTTTTCCAGCGGCGCTTTAATGGTAGCGTGGACTTCCAGAGGAGCTGGAAGGAGTACAAGATG GGGTTCGGGGACGTGCTGGGGGAGCACTGGTTGGGGAACGAAGTGTTGCACCTGCTGACCAATCAGGACCAGTACTCTCTGAGAGTGGAGCTGAGGGACTGGGAGGGAATCGCCTCCCATTCCCAGTACGACCGATTTACGCTGACCAGCGAGAGACAGCAGTACAG GTTGTTTCTGCGAGGCTACAGCGGGACAGCAGGAAGGCAGAGCAGCCTGACCAGCCACGGCGCCGGATTCAGCACCCGGGACCAGGACAACGACAACTGTGACCACTGCAAATGTGCCCTCATGCTCACGGGAG GTTGGTGGTTTGACGCCTGCGGATTCTCCAACCTGAACGGGATCTACTACACAGTCGGCCACAACATCAGGAAGCTCAACGGCATCAAATGGCACCACTTCCGAGGTCCCAGCTACTCCCTGCGCTCCACCTCCATGATGGTACGGCCCTACGACTTCTAA
- the angpt4 gene encoding angiopoietin-1 isoform X3 — protein MSCSDCSPELWDSSAANGAADMSSSFPHHHFSRELENFIQKSLRRDVANMQSHAVHNQTATMLEIGTNLLTRTAEQTRKLNVVEAKVLNQTSRIEIQLLENSLSTNKLEKELLLQTTEISQLRDKNSRLESKVQVLENRQRGELEDMRQERNKLQSVVRTQMVAIDSLERQLRVASSNNTALQRQQAQLMESVHTLINMVASTTGSPPQSQTWKDCADVYRAGYSVSGVYQIYIGNRTEPVQVYCDMDTSGGGWTVFQRRFNGSVDFQRSWKEYKMGFGDVLGEHWLGNEVLHLLTNQDQYSLRVELRDWEGIASHSQYDRFTLTSERQQYRLFLRGYSGTAGRQSSLTSHGAGFSTRDQDNDNCDHCKCALMLTGGWWFDACGFSNLNGIYYTVGHNIRKLNGIKWHHFRGPSYSLRSTSMMVRPYDF, from the exons TTGGAGAACTTCATACAGAAGAGCTTGAGGCGAGATGTCGCCAACATGCAGTCACACGCCGTTCACAACCAAACGGCCACGATGTTGGAGATCGGAACAAACCTCCTGACCCGCACGGCAGAGCAGACACGCAAACTCAACGTGGTGGAAGCCAAG GTGCTGAATCAGACATCGCGGATAGAGATCCAGCTTCTGGAGAATTCTCTCTCCACGAACAAGCTGGAGAAAGAGCTGCTACTACAGACCACTGAGATCAGCCAGCTGCGAGACAAGAACAG TCGTCTTGAGAGCAAAGTTCAGGTGCTGGAGAACCGGCAGCGAGGAGAGCTGGAGGACATGAGACAAGAGAGGAACAAACTGCAG TCAGTGGTCCGGACGCAGATGGTGGCGATAGATTCTCTGGAGAGGCAGCTGAGAGTTGCAAGCAGCAACAACACGGCTCTGCAGCGGCAGCAGGCTCAGCTGATGGAGTCGGTGCACACACTCATTAACATGGTGGCCAGCACGACAg GGTCTCCTCCTCAGAGCCAAACGTGGAAAGACTGTGCGGATGTTTACAGGGCGGGCTACTCCGTCAGCGGCGTGTATCAGATCTACATCGGCAACAGGACCGAACCTGTGCAG GTATACTGTGACATGGACACAAGCGGCGGCGGCTGGACGGTTTTCCAGCGGCGCTTTAATGGTAGCGTGGACTTCCAGAGGAGCTGGAAGGAGTACAAGATG GGGTTCGGGGACGTGCTGGGGGAGCACTGGTTGGGGAACGAAGTGTTGCACCTGCTGACCAATCAGGACCAGTACTCTCTGAGAGTGGAGCTGAGGGACTGGGAGGGAATCGCCTCCCATTCCCAGTACGACCGATTTACGCTGACCAGCGAGAGACAGCAGTACAG GTTGTTTCTGCGAGGCTACAGCGGGACAGCAGGAAGGCAGAGCAGCCTGACCAGCCACGGCGCCGGATTCAGCACCCGGGACCAGGACAACGACAACTGTGACCACTGCAAATGTGCCCTCATGCTCACGGGAG GTTGGTGGTTTGACGCCTGCGGATTCTCCAACCTGAACGGGATCTACTACACAGTCGGCCACAACATCAGGAAGCTCAACGGCATCAAATGGCACCACTTCCGAGGTCCCAGCTACTCCCTGCGCTCCACCTCCATGATGGTACGGCCCTACGACTTCTAA